A window of the Corallococcus soli genome harbors these coding sequences:
- a CDS encoding TetR/AcrR family transcriptional regulator, producing the protein MQDGGRRTNKERSETTRTALLEAARRLFIEHSYAGTGTPELVAAAEVTRGALYHHFADKQALFRAVVEAESQAVAEEIERAAPEDLPPIDALVQGGEAFLAAMASPGRTRLLLIDAPAVLGRRELDAIDALHGGRTLREGVAAAMRVNALRSLPLDATAQLLGAAYDRAALAIEGGADPAEWRVVLKALLDGLATPRHRPDRHPRARPGAADVEP; encoded by the coding sequence ATGCAAGACGGTGGACGCCGCACCAACAAGGAACGGTCGGAGACGACGCGCACGGCGCTGCTCGAAGCCGCGCGCAGGCTCTTCATCGAGCACTCGTACGCGGGGACGGGGACGCCCGAACTCGTCGCGGCAGCCGAGGTGACGAGGGGCGCGCTGTACCACCACTTCGCGGACAAGCAGGCGCTCTTCCGGGCCGTGGTCGAAGCGGAATCCCAGGCCGTCGCGGAGGAGATTGAACGCGCGGCGCCGGAGGACCTCCCGCCCATCGACGCGCTGGTCCAGGGCGGCGAGGCCTTCCTCGCGGCGATGGCGAGCCCCGGCCGCACGCGCCTGCTCCTCATCGACGCACCGGCCGTGCTCGGGCGTCGGGAGCTGGACGCCATCGACGCGTTGCACGGAGGACGGACGCTGCGCGAGGGCGTGGCCGCCGCCATGCGCGTGAACGCCCTTCGCTCGCTGCCGCTCGACGCCACCGCCCAACTGCTGGGCGCGGCCTACGACCGGGCGGCGCTTGCCATTGAGGGGGGCGCGGATCCAGCGGAGTGGCGCGTCGTGCTCAAGGCCCTCCTCGACGGGCTCGCCACGCCACGCCACCGCCCGGACCGTCACCCGCGCGCCCGGCCCGGCGCCGCTGACGTGGAACCTTGA
- a CDS encoding EamA family transporter translates to MTEAAGRRAPLLSPIPAVLIAVVSVQGGAALAKGLFPAVGAAGAAGLRLMLASVMLLAFFRPPLLRYSRAQWAAIIPYGLALGVMNLTYYLSIARIPLGLAVTLEFVGPFALAVVGSRKALDFLWVALAATGIVLITPWTSRPGGLDPLGVVLALTAGACWAVYILVGGRLSRLVPEGEGVAAGMVVATLTVLPFTLVSGHLERLTPALFAASVGVALLSSALPYTLEMAALGQLSSRAFGILMSLEPGVATVAGWVFLREQLTPLQWLAVALVSVASAGATLTAKRPPPPIEA, encoded by the coding sequence ATGACCGAAGCCGCCGGACGCCGTGCCCCGCTGTTGTCCCCGATTCCCGCGGTCCTCATCGCCGTGGTGAGCGTGCAGGGTGGGGCGGCGCTCGCGAAGGGGCTCTTCCCGGCGGTGGGCGCGGCGGGCGCGGCGGGGCTGCGGCTGATGTTGGCGTCGGTGATGCTGCTGGCCTTCTTCCGGCCGCCCCTGCTGCGCTACAGCCGGGCGCAGTGGGCGGCCATCATCCCGTACGGCCTGGCGCTGGGGGTGATGAACCTCACCTATTACCTGTCCATCGCGCGCATCCCGCTGGGGCTCGCGGTGACGCTGGAGTTCGTGGGGCCGTTCGCGCTCGCGGTGGTGGGGTCGCGCAAGGCGCTGGACTTCTTGTGGGTGGCCCTCGCCGCGACGGGCATCGTGCTCATCACCCCCTGGACCTCGCGGCCCGGTGGGTTGGATCCGCTGGGTGTGGTGCTGGCGCTGACGGCGGGCGCGTGCTGGGCCGTGTACATCCTGGTGGGCGGCCGGCTGTCGAGGCTCGTGCCGGAAGGGGAGGGGGTGGCGGCGGGCATGGTGGTGGCGACGCTGACGGTGCTGCCCTTCACCCTGGTGAGCGGCCACCTGGAGCGGCTGACCCCGGCCCTGTTCGCGGCCAGCGTGGGCGTGGCGCTGCTGTCCAGCGCGCTGCCATACACACTGGAGATGGCGGCCCTGGGCCAGTTGTCCAGCCGCGCCTTCGGCATCCTGATGAGCCTGGAGCCTGGGGTGGCCACGGTGGCGGGCTGGGTGTTCCTGCGCGAACAGCTCACGCCGCTGCAATGGCTGGCGGTGGCGCTGGTGAGCGTGGCTTCGGCGGGAGCGACGCTGACCGCGAAGCGTCCACCCCCGCCCATCGAGGCGTGA
- a CDS encoding endonuclease/exonuclease/phosphatase family protein, with product MSPSPRLPFRPRFFRGALRSNLALGGLLLALAGCDGRPAQNLPTPDAGPCVTSACLPDSGTAPPEGSAGRVRIAAYNVHRLFDTECASGACGGSNYEELPTQAEFEQQSERLARAISALNADVVLLEEIETQAGLTELQKRAPGFGYAELGETHTAASVDVGVLSKYPITDVRRHRARYIYRPDGSATRFSRELLEVHLEVNGARAIVFAAHFRSKVDDDPGRRIAEATASREIVTDAAKEFPDALVVLGGDLNDVPGSEALDAMEKDGALLRVSSDRPTSETWTYVYSNQRQAIDHLYLAPAGGTYVPGSFRVAREGNGYGGSDHGAVMADFHLGPALNTP from the coding sequence ATGTCACCCTCCCCGCGGCTCCCCTTCCGCCCCCGCTTCTTCCGGGGGGCGCTCCGCTCCAACCTCGCCCTGGGCGGTCTGCTCCTCGCATTGGCGGGGTGTGATGGCCGTCCCGCGCAGAACCTGCCGACGCCGGACGCGGGCCCCTGTGTCACCAGCGCCTGCCTGCCCGACAGCGGCACGGCGCCCCCGGAGGGCTCCGCGGGCCGCGTGCGCATCGCCGCGTACAACGTGCACCGCCTCTTCGACACCGAGTGCGCTTCGGGCGCGTGCGGCGGCTCCAACTACGAGGAGCTCCCCACGCAGGCGGAGTTCGAGCAGCAGTCGGAGCGCCTGGCCCGGGCCATCTCCGCGCTCAACGCGGACGTGGTGCTGCTGGAGGAGATTGAAACCCAGGCGGGCCTGACGGAGCTCCAGAAGCGCGCGCCGGGGTTCGGCTACGCGGAGCTGGGGGAGACCCACACCGCGGCCTCGGTGGACGTGGGGGTCCTCTCCAAGTACCCCATCACCGACGTGCGCCGTCACCGCGCCCGGTACATCTACCGCCCGGATGGCTCCGCCACGCGCTTCTCGCGGGAGCTGCTCGAAGTGCACCTGGAAGTGAATGGCGCGCGGGCCATCGTCTTCGCCGCGCACTTCCGGTCCAAGGTGGACGACGATCCGGGCCGCCGCATCGCGGAGGCCACCGCGTCGCGGGAGATCGTCACGGACGCGGCGAAGGAGTTCCCCGACGCGCTGGTGGTGCTCGGCGGCGACCTCAACGACGTCCCCGGCTCCGAGGCCCTCGACGCGATGGAGAAGGACGGCGCCCTGCTGCGCGTCTCCAGCGACCGGCCCACCTCCGAGACCTGGACGTATGTCTATTCCAACCAGCGTCAGGCCATCGACCACCTGTACCTCGCGCCCGCGGGCGGCACCTATGTCCCGGGCTCCTTCCGCGTGGCGCGCGAGGGCAACGGCTACGGCGGCTCCGACCACGGCGCGGTCATGGCGGACTTCCACCTGGGACCCGCGCTGAACACTCCCTGA
- a CDS encoding VOC family protein, with the protein MKTTSYYPVLMTNEVARTAAFYVSHFRFRALFEADWYVHLQSTEDERVNLAILDGRHPTVPEVARGRQVAGVLLNFEVEDPDAEYARVKAAGLPILLELRDEDFGQRHFITADPNGVLIDIIKPIPPSADYQAQYAETATPK; encoded by the coding sequence ATGAAAACGACCAGTTACTACCCGGTGCTGATGACGAACGAGGTCGCCAGGACCGCCGCCTTCTACGTCTCCCACTTCCGCTTCCGCGCGCTCTTCGAGGCGGACTGGTACGTCCACCTCCAGTCGACCGAGGACGAGCGGGTGAACCTGGCCATCCTTGATGGGCGCCACCCCACGGTGCCGGAGGTGGCCCGGGGACGGCAGGTGGCGGGCGTGCTCCTGAACTTCGAGGTGGAGGATCCGGATGCCGAATACGCCCGGGTGAAGGCGGCGGGCCTGCCCATCCTGTTGGAGCTGCGCGACGAGGACTTCGGGCAGCGCCACTTCATCACTGCGGATCCGAACGGCGTGCTCATCGACATCATCAAGCCCATCCCGCCGTCGGCCGACTATCAGGCGCAATACGCGGAGACGGCGACGCCGAAGTAG
- a CDS encoding DUF4153 domain-containing protein → MSPLPPPAAVAAPGPARSWRPWVRAPRPMLLASLSLGVLAVVLLDRARWGLGFPVLVAALLGALAWLGGREGWQRARPNAWLLAPLCLVAGFVAVRDSAWLLTLNVLTSGVLLMLLAHFWAGGRVERLGLTDYPAVVLGAALQSLRYPPALARDSLDVRGLQGHGPRLLSLGRGLLLTLPVLLLFSMLLFTADGVFSLAMDRALSFDLGLDVLVRWGVGAVFSACVAAGVLGHALRRRDATERGVEEAAPATPRLGLIEAMTLVLAVDALFFVFAAFQVSYLFISETTAIGRGYTVAEFARHGFFELVVVSLLTLALVMALTRWTRRESPVGQAVFRVGTSLMVGLTLVILASAMRRLSLYEDAYGYTLLRVYTHVFMFGLGAALVWRAVTLWWRTERFAVGALVTALGAVVALNVLNPEDFIARHNLARHARTGSLDVELLSRLSADAVPALMPALGVLSQAEAELLLSQHLDTLSQRDTVPEWNFSRFMARRRLLQAGPWREPVNP, encoded by the coding sequence ATGTCACCCCTTCCTCCTCCGGCGGCCGTCGCCGCTCCGGGCCCGGCCCGCTCGTGGCGGCCCTGGGTGCGCGCCCCGCGTCCCATGCTGCTCGCGTCCCTGTCGCTGGGGGTGCTCGCGGTGGTCCTGTTGGACCGGGCGCGCTGGGGCCTGGGCTTCCCGGTGCTGGTGGCGGCCCTGCTGGGCGCGCTCGCGTGGCTGGGCGGGCGCGAGGGCTGGCAGCGCGCGCGGCCCAATGCGTGGCTGCTGGCGCCCCTGTGCCTCGTGGCGGGCTTCGTGGCGGTGCGTGACAGCGCGTGGCTGCTGACGCTCAACGTCCTGACGTCGGGGGTGCTCCTGATGTTGCTCGCGCACTTCTGGGCGGGGGGCCGGGTGGAGCGGCTGGGGCTCACCGACTATCCCGCCGTCGTGCTGGGCGCCGCGCTCCAGTCCCTGCGCTATCCGCCGGCGCTGGCGCGGGACAGCCTGGACGTGCGCGGCCTGCAGGGCCATGGGCCCCGCCTGCTCTCGCTGGGACGCGGCCTGCTGCTGACGCTGCCGGTGCTGCTGCTGTTCAGCATGCTGCTGTTCACGGCGGACGGGGTCTTCTCCCTGGCCATGGACCGGGCGCTGTCGTTCGACCTGGGGCTGGACGTGCTGGTGCGGTGGGGGGTGGGCGCGGTGTTCAGCGCGTGCGTGGCGGCCGGCGTGCTGGGGCATGCGCTGCGCCGCCGCGACGCGACGGAGCGGGGCGTGGAGGAGGCGGCGCCCGCCACGCCGCGCCTGGGCCTCATCGAGGCGATGACGCTCGTCCTCGCCGTGGACGCGCTGTTCTTCGTCTTCGCGGCCTTCCAGGTGTCGTACCTGTTCATCAGCGAGACGACGGCGATTGGACGGGGCTACACCGTCGCGGAGTTCGCGCGGCACGGCTTCTTCGAGCTGGTGGTCGTGTCCCTGCTGACGCTGGCGCTGGTGATGGCCCTGACGCGCTGGACGCGGCGCGAGTCGCCCGTGGGCCAGGCGGTGTTCCGCGTGGGCACGTCGCTGATGGTGGGGCTCACGCTGGTCATCCTCGCGTCGGCGATGCGGCGCCTGTCGCTCTACGAGGACGCCTACGGCTACACGCTGCTGCGCGTCTACACGCACGTCTTCATGTTCGGGCTGGGGGCGGCGCTTGTCTGGCGCGCGGTGACGCTGTGGTGGCGGACGGAGCGCTTCGCGGTGGGCGCGCTCGTCACGGCGCTGGGCGCGGTGGTGGCGCTCAACGTCCTCAACCCGGAGGACTTCATCGCCCGGCACAACCTGGCGCGACACGCGCGCACCGGGTCGCTGGACGTGGAGCTGCTGTCCCGGCTGTCCGCGGACGCGGTGCCCGCGCTGATGCCGGCGCTCGGCGTCCTCTCCCAGGCGGAGGCGGAGCTCCTGCTGAGCCAGCATCTGGACACGCTGTCCCAGCGGGACACGGTTCCCGAGTGGAACTTCTCCCGCTTCATGGCCCGCCGCAGGCTCCTCCAGGCCGGGCCCTGGCGCGAGCCTGTGAATCCCTGA